From Nicotiana tabacum cultivar K326 chromosome 15, ASM71507v2, whole genome shotgun sequence, the proteins below share one genomic window:
- the LOC107799937 gene encoding brassinosteroid-responsive RING protein 1, whose translation MGFPLGYTDMYLPKLLLHIITILGFIKKLISTLFTLLGLEDFLEPEFSYLAGPESCSEPRFHSVSAALIREILPVVKYSEIVDPPEKCAVCLYEFELDDEIRRLRNCKHVFHRSCVDHWMDHDQMTCPLCRAGFVPDDMMEVFNEKLWLASGVSNYYEEYSYIASGL comes from the coding sequence ATGGGTTTTCCACTAGGCTACACGGACATGTATCTTCCCAAATTACTCCTTCACATTATAACAATTTTGGGTTTCATTAAAAAGCTCATTTCCACACTATTTACGCTTTTGGGCCTCGAGGATTTTCTCGAGCCCGAATTTTCATACCTGGCCGGACCCGAATCCTGTTCGGAGCCCCGGTTTCACTCGGTGTCGGCGGCGTTGATAAGGGAGATTTTACCAGTGGTGAAGTACTCGGAAATAGTGGACCCGCCGGAGAAGTGCGCGGTGTGTCTGTACGAGTTCGAGTTGGACGATGAAATCAGACGGCTGAGAAATTGTAAGCATGTGTTTCATCGGAGCTGTGTGGACCATTGGATGGATCATGATCAGATGACGTGTCCGCTTTGTAGAGCAGGTTTTGTACCAGATGATATGATGGAAGTTTTTAACGAGAAGTTGTGGTTGGCTTCTGGAGTTTCTAATTATTATGAAGAGTATTCATATATTGCTTCTGGTTTGTAG